The Mangrovimonas cancribranchiae nucleotide sequence CGCGTAATGAATTCAGAATATATTGGGAAACGTCTTATTTAATTTACTGTAATTCCAACTACCAAGCCTTCATTACTCCTAATATTAAATACCGTCTGATCTTCAAAAATTAAATATTGTCCTTTTACGCCTACTAATGTTCCTGTATAGGTTTTAGATTTTTCAAGATTTAAACTTTTAGGCTTTTCGGGGTATTTGGTTACAGGAAAATGCAATTCGGTTTCGGTATTATTTTCTATAAAATACTCGGTAGCTTCCTCTGGAATAAAGGCTTTTAAACGCTCACGCCACTCTACCAAATTTTCATCTTGAATCTCGTTTTTAAGCATTGTACGCCAATTGGTTTTATCGCTCACGTGGTCTTTAAGCGCAACCTCTGTTATACCTGCCAAATAGCGATTTGGCACCTCAACAATTTCTATAGCCTCGTGTGCACCTTGATCAATCCAACGTGTTGGCACTTGACTTTTTCTAGTTACGCCTACTTTTACATTACTAGAATTAGCTAAATACACAATATGTGGTTGTAATTGTACTTTCTTTTCGTACGCTAAATCGCGATCTTCCTTATCTAAATGCGCCATGCTTAATTCTGGTCGCATGACCCAATCGGCAGCTTGCGGCACATCAAAAAAACAGCTTTTACAAAATCCTTGGCGGTAAATAGACTTATTTAAACCACAGTTTAAACACTGATACTTAACAAATTCCATGGTAATCGTTTTACCTAGCATTTGGTTTAGGTTTATAAAGTCGTTTTCAAACACTAGATAATATTGAATAGGATCTAAAAACTCCGTATTCATTTTTGTAAGAACGCCTTGGTAGGTCATAAAAAAAAGTATTATTTTTATTTTTTAAAGATAATGCAAATATGCCAATTCCTATAGTAAATTCTATTGCTTCCTGGTTTTTAAAAAAACGTTTTCATCAAATTGAATTATTTTTAAAGTATCCTAACGAAGTACAACAGGAGTTACTATTTCAACTACTTTCCAAAGCTAAAGACACCGAATTTGGAAAAACTTATGATTTTGCCTCGATAAAAGATTACAATACTTTTTCTAGTCGCATTCCTATATCTACTTATGAAGATTATCACGATGCTATTGAACGCTCACGACAAGGAGAACACAATATTTTTTGGCCACAACCTATAAGATGGTTTGCTAAATCTAGCGGGACAACCAATAGTAAAAGTAAATTTATCCCTGTTAGTGATGATTCTTTAGAAGATTGTCATTATGCAGCAAGTAAGGACTTACTTTGTATGTATCTTAATAATAATGAAAACTCTCAACTCTTTACAGGAAAAAGTCTAAGACTAGGTGGCAGTAAAGAACTTTACAAAGAAAATGGGACCGTTTTTGGCGACCTTTCTGCCATATTAATAGACAATATGCCTTTTTGGGCCGAATTTAGTAGTACGCCAAGCAGCAAAGTTTCTCTTATGAGCGAATGGGAAACTAAAATGGAAGCTATTGTAAATGAAACCATTCAAGAAAATGTTACCAGCTTAGCTGGTGTACCCTCATGGATGTTGGTTTTATTAAACAATGTTTTAGAAAAAACAGGCAAAGACAACATATTTGATATCTGGCCAAATCTAGAGGTGTACTTCCATGGTGGCGTAAGCTTTGTTCCTTATAAAGACCAATACAAACGTATTTTTCCTAGAAAAGATTTTAGGTATTACGAAATTTACAATGCTTCAGAAGGTTTTTTTGCTATTCAAGATCAAAATAAATCTAGCGAATTGTTACTTATGTTAGATTATGGTATTTTCTATGAGTTTATTCCTATGGAAACATACGGTACCAAACATGAGAAAATTGTTCCGCTAGGCGAAGTAGAAAAAGATAAAAATTACGCTGTCATTATTACTACAAATGCAGGACTGTGGCGCTATAAAATTGGGGATACCGTAAAGTTTACTTCTATACAGCCTTATCGTATAAAAATTACAGGACGTACAAAGCATCATATTAATGCCTTTGGCGAAGAATTAATTATAGAAAATGCTGAAGAAGCCTTAAAAAAAGTTTGTGAAAAAACAAAGTCGGAAATTGTAGATTACACCGCAGCACCTATTTTTATGGATGGCAAGGAAAAAGGTGCTCACGAATGGCTAATTGAATTCAAAACGCCTCCTAATAATATTGATTATTTTAATGAGCTACTAGATAATGCTTTAAAATCTCTTAATTCAGATTATGAAGCAAAACGTTATAACAATATGACGTTAAACAAACCTAAAGTCCATATTGCTCGCCCCCATTTATTTTACGATTGGTTAAAACAAAACAACAAACTGGGTGGCCAACATAAAGTCCCAAGGTTATCAAACACAAGAGAATATTTAGACGAGTTACTTCAATTAAACTCCTAATTGTTATTCACCGAAAAAATAGTTATACTTTTTTCTCATAACGAAAATAATGGTGTGTTTATCTAAAAACAGATAAGGTAATTTTTTTCTTACAAGCAAAACTGTAGTTTTACAACATCATATCATGCTTATAGGCTCTTAAAAGACTATTGTTTATAGCCTATTTTCATAATGTTACTATTAATTAACATATCCATAAAGCTTAAAAAACCACTTAAAGTTATTAAGTGGTTTTTTTATGATGCTTATCTAAAGTTTTTTAAACAGTCCACAAAATCTTTAGGGCTTTTTAAATAAATACTTTCTCCTTCTTTAATAGCATTCTCTATGTTATCTGTATTTCCCGATATATATAATGGAACATTAGATTTAGAGCAAAACGCATTAATTTTTGCAAAAGTTGCTTTCTGTATTGGAGTTATAAACATGGTTAACATAATGTCTGGCGTAACATCTTCTATTATTTGACTAATGTTTTCTAAAGGAACATTTTGCCCTAAATAATAAACTTTCCATCCTAATTTTCTAGCCAAATAATAGGCTAAAAGCAACCCTATTTCATGATACTCGTCTTCTATTAAAAACATAACAACAGATGGTGCACCTTTTGGCGGATATGGGAGTAAATCTATCTCAGTAAACATTTTTTTCTTAATTAAATTTGAAACAAAATGTTCTTGAAATGGCATAACCCTATCAATACCCCATAAAACGCCCACTCTATTTAAAAACGGATAAACAATCTCTAAAACCGTTGTCAATAAGCCTTTATTAATAATTTGAGTTTTTAAAATATTATCAAATGCCTGCTCATCCATATCCAGCAAACTTGTAATCAAAGCATTTATTTCCACCTCATATGTCTCATCAGAAATTTGATTAGTTACCGCTTTATGAATGTCTTCTTCAGACATTTTATCAATTTTGGATATTCTATATCCATTTTTTGTGAGCAAGCTTATATTTAAAAGCTTTTTTAAAAGACTATCTGAATAATACCTGATGTTTGTTTCTGTTCGCTCTGGCTCTATTAAAGTATAGCGCGTTTCCCATTTCCTTAGCGTATGGGCATTAATTCCTGTAAGTGTTACCACTTGAGCCATTGTATATTTACTCATGTCTAATTCTTTACGCTATAAAATTATACATTTTTTTGAAAACACAGGGAATAAAATTCATTTTGTCTACTTTTATTTAATTTTTATTTGACAAACAATATTTTTTTGTATATTTGTCTAACTTTAACATTAAAAACAAAGACAAAAATGAAAACAACAAAATTATTATTCCTATTACTAAGTTTCGCTTTCATTGGCGTCTCTTGTAGTAGTGACGACGACAATTCTACACCTTCAACACCATCTAACCAAAAAAACATTGTTGAACTGGCTGTAGACACACCAGAATTATCAACATTAGTTGATGCACTCTCAAGAGCTGATGGTGATTTAGTTAGCGTGCTTAGCAGCGATGGACCTTTTACAGTTTTGGCACCAACTAACGATGCTTTTTCAAGCTTTTTAACCGACAATGGTTTTAGCTCTCTAAATGAAGTCCCAAGTGATGTTCTTTCACAAATTTTATTAAACCATGTTATTATGGCCGATGTTGAGGCATCAGATTTAACAGCTATGGGGTCTGGATATACTTCTGGAAGCGCAACTGGAGCTGGTGGAAACAACATTAGTATTTATTTTGACACCTCAAATGGTGTTAGCTTCAATAACTCTGGTACAGTTACAACAGCAGACATTAATGCTAGCAACGGAACTATACATATTTTAGATGGTGTTTTAGGACTACCTGACATTGTTAGCCATGCCGCTAATAATCCTGCCTTTTCTAGTTTAGTAGCTGCGCTTAGTGCTGCAGATGGCAACTTGGTATCTGTACTCCAAGGCGATGGACCCTTTACAATACTTGCTCCAGACAACAGTGCTTTCGATACCTTTTTAAATGGCGCTTCATTAGGTGATGTTGATACGGCGGTATTATCACAAATTCTACTTAATCATGTAATTTCGGGTTCAGCAATCTCTTCTGAAGCACTTATAAATAGTGGCGCTGGATATACTAACACAGCAGCAACTGGCGCTGAAGATAACAGTATGAGTTTATATTACAACACTAGCAATGGCGTTATATTTAATGGTATATCCACTGTTTTTCAAGCCGATGTGGTTGGCACAAATGGTATTATTCACGCAGTAGATACAGTAATCGACATCCCTACAGTAGTTACATTTGCACTAGCCGACCCTAACTTCTCTACCTTAGCTTCTGCTTTAACCGAATTAACACCAGCTACCGATTTTGCGTCAATTTTATCACGTACTGAAAGCGGCAACAGTGATGGTATAAATCCAGATTTTACCGTATTTGCTCCTACAAATGATGCTTTTGATGCTTTAATTAGTGAACTAGGCGGTGTGCCAAATGAAAGCACTTTAACAGAGGTGCTATTGTACCATGTAGCGAGTGGCGCTAATGTAACTTCTGGCGACCTTAATACAGGCGCAAACCCTGTAACATCATTACAAGGCGGAAGTTTTACTGTTAACCTTCCAGGAACCGGCAGTAATATTGCTGATATAACAGATGGTTCTGGCGCAATGGATATAGGCATTATAGCTGTTGACGTACAAGCTGGAAATGGCGTAATACATGTTCTTGACAAAGTGATGCTTCCTAATTAATTCCTCTTTAACTATAATATTAGCAACAATAAACCAGTAGCAAAAAAAGCTACTGGTTTATTTAAAAGGTGCTCTAAATGAATTCAAAAAAAATTATTGTCATAGGATCAGGATTTTCATCGCTTTCTGCGGCTTGTTACTTAGCAAAAGAAGGCCATAAAGTGACTATACTTGAAAAAAACAGGACGGTTGGCGGACGTGCAAGACAATTAAAAAAAGAAGGATTTACTTTTGATATTGGTCCAACTTTTTATTGGATGCCTGATGTTTTTGAGCGTTTTTTTAACGATTTCAACTCAACTACTTCAGATTATTACACCTTAAACAAACTACACCCTGCTTATAAAATTTATTTCGGAAGGAAAGATTTTATAAGTATCTCTGAAAATTTTGAAGACATTAAACAAACCTTTGAAAGCATTGAAAAAGGAAGTAGTGAAAAATTACAACAATTTATTAATAAAGCTGAGGCAAATTATAATATCGCCATAAAGGACTTAGTTTATAAACCAGGCGAAAATCTTTTTGAAATTATTAATAACAAAACCATTTTTAAGTTACATGAATTTATTTCAACGATTTCAAAGCAAGTTTCTAAATCCTTTAAAAATAAAAAGCTAAGAAAAACCTTAGAGTTTCCTGTATTATTTCTTGGTGCCAAACCAGATAACACACCATCTTTTTACAATTTTATGAATTATGCCGATTTTAAACTAGGCACTTGGCACCCTAAAGGTGGTATGTATAAGGTTGTTGAAGGTATAAACATATTGGCAAAAAGTCTAGATATTACTATTCACACTAATTGTGAAGTTAGCGAAATTATAACCAAAAATGATCGCTCAGTCACAGGAGTAGACACAAATTTGTGTTACATGGATTGTGACATTTTACTAAGTGGTGCCGACTATCATCATACCGAAACCTTACTACCAAACCATTTAAGACAATACTCAGAAAATTATTGGAACAACAAAACATTTGCGCCATCGGCGTTACTATTTTATGTGGGCATAAATAAAAAGCTAAGTCAGGCATCTCATCACACTTTATTTTTTGATACCGATTTTGAAACTCATGCCAAAACCATTTACGATACTAAAGAATGGGCTAAAAAACCGTTGTTTTATGCTAGTTTTCCAAGTGTAACAGATGAAACCATTGCGCCTAAAAACAAAGAAGCTGCTATTTTCTTAATTCCAATTGCTCCAGATATTAAGGACACACCTGAAATTAGAGAAACCTATTTTAAACAATTAATCGATCGTCTTGAAAACATCACTGGAGAATCTATTAAAGACCATATTCTTTTTCATGAATCGTATTGTGTAAGCGATTTTAAACAAGACTACAACTCCTATAAAGGCAATGCCTACGGACTAGCAAACACGTTAATGCAAACCCATATTCTTAGGCCTAAACTAAAAAGTAAAAAACTAAACAATCTTTATTTCTGTGGGCAATTAACTGTTCCTGGACCAGGAGTTCCTCCATCTTTAATTTCGGGTAAAATTGTTAGTGATTTAATTAATAAATATCATACATCATGAAAGCCTTATTCGACTCCTCTAGTTTAAAATGCAGTGAAATTATCACTAAAACTTATAGCACGTCATTCTCTTTAGGTATTAAACTATTTGCGCCTTCCATTAGACCTGCGATTTATGCTATTTACGGTTTTGTTCGTTATGCCGATGAAATTGTAGATTCGTTTAACGACTATAATCAAGAGCGTCTTTTTAAAGATTTTGTTCATGATTACCACAAAGCACTTGAACATAAAATTAGCCTAAACCCTATTATTAATGCGTTTCAAGAGGTCGTGCATAAATATAAATTACACACTTATGCCGAGGACTTTCTAAAACGTATGGAAGCCGATTTAACGGTTTCTAACTATACGACTAAAGAAGATTATGAGAATTACATTTATGGCTCTGCCGATGTGGTTGGCCTTATGTGCTTAAGGGTTTTTGTAAATAATGACGACATTAAGTTTAACGATTTAAAGCAATCGGCTAAACATTTAGGCTCAGCATTTCAAAAGGTTAATTTTTTGAGAGATTTTAAAGATGATACCGAAAAACTTGGCCGATCGTATTTTCCTAACCTTCAAAATAACACTTTAAATAACCTAAGCAAACAAGAGATTATAAATGACATAAAGTTCGATTTTAACGAAGCTTATAAAGGCATTATTCAATTACCAATAGAAAGCAGACTTGGCGTTTATATTGCTTATAGATATTATTTAAAGCTATTAATACCGATTCTAAGCTTATAGCAAACAAACGCATACGTGTTTCTAACGGTATTAAACTATTTATTCTTACAAAATCGTACATACGCTATAAACTTCATGCGTTTTAAAATCACTGTTAATTCTTAAATTTAATTATGTCTATTTTTATTTATATCGTAATAACCATTGCAACATTTATAACCATGGAAGCTATAACTTGGCTAACCCACAAGCATATTATGCATGGATTTTTATGGTATTTACACAAAGACCATCATCAACCAAAATACGCTCACACCTTCGAAAAGAATGATGCCTTTTTTGTAATTTTTGCCATACCTAGCATACTACTATTTTATTTTGGGTTAGTCCCTAATTTAAATGTGTTGTTTTTTATTGGTTTAGGCATTCTTTGCTATGGTATTGCTTATTTTTTAATTCACGATGTACTTATTCACCAACGCTTTAAATGGTTTAAACACACCAAAAACAAATTTCTTTTAGGATTAAGAAAAGCCCATAAAATACACCATAAACATTTAGGAAAGGAAGATGGCGAATGCTTTGGTATGTTGTATGTTCCTAAAAAATATCATAAGCAATACAAGTGATTACATGAAACCTCTTATTTATTTACTGGTAAACTTGGGATGTATTTCTATTCCGTTACTAGCTAGTTTTTACCCTAAACATGCCTTTTATAAAAATTGGCGTTATTTTTTTAGTGCTAATATTTTAATAACAATAATATTTGTTGTTTGGGATATTATTTTCACTAAAATAGGCGTATGGGGATTTAACCAAACATACTTAACAGGATTTTACATTTGTAATTTACCTATTGAAGAACTCCTTTTTTTTGTTTGTATTCCTTTTGCTTGTGTATTTAGTTACTTTGCCTTTAAATATCTTATTAAAAACAACCCTTTAGAGAAAATTCAACGAGCTGTTACCTATATTTTAATTGTTGTTTTTCTAATAATCGCTTTACTTAATTACAACAAACTATATACTAGCACGACCTGTTTTCTTACAAGTTTATATTTAACTCTTTTGGCTGTAAGGAAGGTGAATTTATCTTATTACTACTTAAGTTATATTTTTATTTTACCCTTTTTCTTTGTGAGTAATGGTATTTTAACGGGTAGCTTTTTTGTTGAACCTATTGTTTGGTATAATGATGCCGAAAATTTAGGTGTTAGAATAAGTAACATCCCTATTGAAGATAGCATTTACGGCTTACTTTTAATTTTTATAAACATACATTTATATAAGTACTTTAAAACAAAAAGTCTACTTAAAATTAAGTAGACTTTTTTGATCTTTTATTTTCATCAACCTTAAGATACCGCTTTTAATTTTTTTAGCGTGGTCTTGGTTAATTTATCCTCGGCGTAAGCTTTAGTAACTTTTAAAGTTTTTTCGTCACTTCCTGGAAGCTCAAACATGGCATCAGTTAGAATCTCCTCACATAATGAACGAAGCCCTCTAGCGCCAAGTTTATACTCAATGGCCTTATGGACAATAAAATCTAGTGCACCATCGGTAATACTGAATTCAATATCATCCATTTCAAACAGTTTTTTATACTGCTTTATGATAGCGTTTTTAGGCTCGGTTAAAATAGCTCTAAGGGTTTTATCATCTAAAGGATTCATGTGAGTTAACACAGGTAAACGTCCTATTATTTCAGGAATTAAACCAAAGTCTTTTAAATCTTTAGGAATAATGTATTGTAGCAAGTTTTCTTGATCAATAACTTCTTCCGATTTTGAAGCGCTATAACCAACGGCTTGCATATTTAAACGCTTAGATATTACTTTATCAATACCATCAAAAGCACCTCCAGCAATAAATAAAATATTCTCTGTGTTTACTTCAATAAATTTTTGGTCTGGGTGTTTTCGTCCGCCTTTTGGTGGTACATTTACCGTAGTTCCTTCTAATAGCTTTAAAAGTGCCTGCTGAACCCCTTCTCCAGAAACATCTCGTGTAATAGATGGATTATCACTTTTACGTGCAATTTTATCAATCTCATCAATAAACACAATTCCTTTTTGTGCTTTGTCTAAGTTATAATCTGCTGCTTGTAATAATCTAGTTAAAATACTTTCAACATCTTCGCCTACATAACCGGCTTCGGTTAACACTGTAGCATCAACTATAGCTAAAGGCACATTAAGCATTTTAGCGATGGTTTTTGCCATTAAGGTTTTACCTGTTCCTGTTTGTCCCACCATAACGATATTACTCTTTTGGATTTCAATATCGTCATCGGAAGGTTGTTGCAGTAATCTTTTGTAGTGATTGTACACTGCAACCGACATGATTTTTTTGGTTGTTTCTTGACCTATAATATATTCATCTAAGAATGTTTTTATTTTTTGCGGTTTGCGCAACATTAGCTCTGCACTAAGTTCACTGTTATCAGTTTGTTTAGATTCTTCTAAAACAATACCGTGTGCTTGTTCTATGCACCTATCGCAAATATGTGCGTCTAAGCCAGCTATTAACAGATTAGTTTCTGGCTTTTTTCTTCCGCAAAATGAACATTCTAATTCTTCCTTTGCCATAAAATCAATTTCTGGTTCTTTTAATATTAGTTACGCACTAAAATTTCGTCTATCATACCGTATTCTTTAGCCTTATCAGCTTTCATCCAGTAATCACGATCACTATCAGCATATACTTTGTCGTAGTCTTGGCCAGAGTGCTTACTAATAATTTTATATAATTCTTCTTTTAATGTTAAAATTTCACGAGCAGTAATTTCTATATCACTTGCTTGACCTTGCGCACCTCCTAGAGGTTGGTGAATCATAACTCGTGAATGTGTTAAACCGCTTCTTTTTCCTTGAGCTCCAGCACATAATAATACCGCACCCATTGATGCTGCCATACCTGTACAAATAGTAGCCACATCTGGTTTTATAAATTGCATGGTATCATAAATTCCAAGTCCCGCATAAACACTTCCGCCTGGCGAGTTTATGTAAATTTGAATGTCTTTAGAAGAGTCTGTACTCTCTAAAAACAACAACTGAGCCTGTACTATATTGGCCACTTGGTCGTTTATTCCTGTTCCTAGAAAGATAATACGATCCATCATTAAACGTGAAAACACGTCCATAGCCACAGCGTTCATTTGGCGTTCTTCAATAATATTTGGCGTTAATCCTACAGGATACATACTACTCATAATTTTGTTGTAGTATGTACTGCTAACACCTTGATCTTTTATAGCGAATTTTTCAAATTCTTTTGCGTAATTCATAGTCTTTATTGAGTTTTTTCTAAAATAAAAAAAAGCGTTGAAATGTTAAAAATTTCAACGCCTAAATATAAGCAATTATTCTTTCTCAAAGCGTTACGGATTATTTATCTCCGTAAACCTCTTTTACAAATGCGTCGTAAGTAACTTCTTTTGTTTTAAGATTAGATTTTTCTTTGTAAAGATCTAATAATTTTTGGCTAATGATTTGCTCTGAAATTCTTCTCGCTTCGTCTTGATTAGATAATACTCTAGCTGCAATATCGTCTAATTCCTTTTCAGAAGGATTCATTTGACCAAATTGTGCCATTTGAGCTTTTATCATTTGCTTGGCGTGATCTTTAATATCATCCATAGTTACTTTAATATCGTTATCGGTAATTAATTTACCTTCGATTAATTGGTAACGTAAGCTTTTTTCAGATTTTTCGTATTCTTCTTTAGCTTCGGTTTCATCAAGTTCTTTTTCTCCTGCTGTTTGCATCCATTTTTGTAAGAACTCTGCAGGTAAATCAAACTTCGTATTATCTACTAAATATTCTGTAATATCGTTTAGTAGTTTTTGGTCGGCTTGTTGCTTGAATTGTTTTTCAGCGTCTTCTTTAATTTTTTCTTTAAGTTCGGCAACACTGGTTACGGTACCTTTTCCAAAAAGTTTATCGAATAACTCCTGATCTAAATCGGCTAATTCACGTTCGTTTATTTCGGTTACAGTAAACGTTACGTCGATGTCTAAACCGTGAACCTCATCGTGAGTTAATTTTAATGCGTGCATTAATTCATGCTCATCGCTGTAAAGTCCTTTTGTTTTAAGCTCGATAACATCACCTACTTTAGCACCAATGAATTTCTTTTCGGTTGCTTTTCCTTTAAATTTATCTAAAGTTAAGGTTACGGTGTTTTCTATCTCGCGCTCTTCGTTTTTAAACGTTCCTGTTACTTCGCTATCTTTTTCTATAGTGTCTTGAGAGACTAACTTACCGTATTGTTTTTGGATGTTTTCAACTTGCTCGTTGATCATTTTATCATCTGCAACAATATTGTATTGTGTAATGGCTTTTTTAGGTTTAATATCTACATCAAATTCTGGTGCTAAACCTAATTCAAACTCAAAAGAAAGTTTTTCTGCATCCCAATCTAAATCGTCTTGTGGCTTTGGTAATGGTTGCCCTAAAACGTCTAGTTTTTCTTCGGTTAAATATTTGTTTAACGCATCTTGTAAAAGTTTGTTCACCTCATCTACTAATACGGCTTTTCCGTATTGTTTTTTCACCATTCCCATTGGCACATGACCTTTTCTAAAACCAGGTATGTTAGCCGTTCTTCTATAATCTGAAAGGATTTTTTCTACTTTATCGTTGTAGTCTTCTTTTTCAATATCAACTTTTACGACTGCATTTAATGCATCAATGTTTTCTCTTGTAATATTCATGCTCAAAAATTATGTGGCCTATTGGCGCTTCTATTTTAATTTAAAAAGGGATGCAAAAGTATAACTTTTTTTGCATCCCCACAAAGTTTTTAACGTATTGAAATTCAGCCTATTTTTCATCGTCTTTTAAAAGTGAATGTAGTATAGATTGCAATATGGATAATAAGATGCTAAAAAGGATAGCAATCCAAACGCTGCTTACCGAAAAGCCTTCTATTAATTTATCTGCAATAAGTATTATAAAAGCGTTGATAAACAATAGAAATATACCAAAAGTAACCACCGTTACTGGTAAGGTGAGTAATACTAAAATGGGTTTAACAAATAAGTTAAGAATTGCCAAAACTAAAGCTACTATAGTTGCTGTAAGATAGCTATCTACATTTACCCCGGAAAGTAGTTTAGATAAAAGCACAACGGCTAACGCATTAAGCAGTAATTTTAAAATTAATTTCATGTGTCTGTTTTTTTAATTCTCTAGAAAGTTAAGAAATAAATTTTATGACTTCGTTATAAAAGTCTTTCGGGTTTTCTGCATGTAACCAATGTCCCGCGTTTTCTATGGTTTTTATCTCTGCGTTAGGAAAATGAGAATGAATTAAACGTTCGTCTTGTGGTGAAATATATTCTGATTTATCGCCTCTTAAAAAAAGCGTATCTTTTTCAAATTTAACATGCATAGGTAAAGCTTCGCCTACTTCACCTACTTGATCTTTTAAAACGGGCAAATTGAGTCGTAAAGCTAATTGTCCTTTTTCTTTCCAATACAGATTTTTAAGTAAAAACTGTCGTATTCCAAAATCTGACACATAGCTTGATAGCGCATCATCGGCTTCTCTTCTATTTTCAATTTTGGAAAAGTCTAAATTTGATAGTCCTTCTAAAATTTTATCATGATGAATAGGGTAAAATCTAGGTGAAATATCGGCTACAATTAGTTTAGAAAGATATTCTGGGTAATCTACTGCAAACAACATAGCTGTTTTACCTCCCATAGAATGCCCTAATAAAATAATATCTTTTAAATCGTGATTATCGCAATAGGCTTTTAAGTCTTTAGCCATAACATCGTAATTAAACTCATTGCTATGAAAACTTCGACCATGATTTCTTTGATCTACTAAATGAACTTCGTAGCCATCCTTTGCTAAGTGTTTCGCATGAGTTTTCCAATTATCTCCCATGCCTAAAAAACCATGTAATATAACAAATGGCGTACCGGTTCCTAAAATATTTGAATGTAGTTGCATCTATTTTAATTTATTTAAATACATCTGTATAACATTCTCTACGCTTAAATATAAACTTTCTGAAATTAACGCATGTCCAATAGATACTTCTAATAATCCTGGGATATTCTCTTTAAAAAACTGAATGTTATCTAAAGATAAATCATGACCTGCATTTATGCCTAAACCTATTTCGTTAGCCAGTTTAGCGCAATCTACAAAAGGTTTTATGGCGTCTTTATTTCCTTGAGCATACTCGTGTGCATAACTCTCGGTATACAGTTCAATTCTATCAGTTCCCGTTGCTTTTGCACCTTCAATTTGCTTAACATCTGGATCTACAAAAATGGATGTTCTTATACCTTGTGCTTTAAACTCCTGTATTTTTTCAACTAAAAAATCTTTGTGCTTAATCGTATCCCATCCAGCATTACTTGTTATGGCGTCGACAGCATCTGGCACTAAGGTTACTTGAGTTGGTTTAATTTCAAGAACCATTTTG carries:
- a CDS encoding DUF2797 domain-containing protein; the protein is MTYQGVLTKMNTEFLDPIQYYLVFENDFINLNQMLGKTITMEFVKYQCLNCGLNKSIYRQGFCKSCFFDVPQAADWVMRPELSMAHLDKEDRDLAYEKKVQLQPHIVYLANSSNVKVGVTRKSQVPTRWIDQGAHEAIEIVEVPNRYLAGITEVALKDHVSDKTNWRTMLKNEIQDENLVEWRERLKAFIPEEATEYFIENNTETELHFPVTKYPEKPKSLNLEKSKTYTGTLVGVKGQYLIFEDQTVFNIRSNEGLVVGITVN
- a CDS encoding GH3 auxin-responsive promoter family protein, with product MPIPIVNSIASWFLKKRFHQIELFLKYPNEVQQELLFQLLSKAKDTEFGKTYDFASIKDYNTFSSRIPISTYEDYHDAIERSRQGEHNIFWPQPIRWFAKSSGTTNSKSKFIPVSDDSLEDCHYAASKDLLCMYLNNNENSQLFTGKSLRLGGSKELYKENGTVFGDLSAILIDNMPFWAEFSSTPSSKVSLMSEWETKMEAIVNETIQENVTSLAGVPSWMLVLLNNVLEKTGKDNIFDIWPNLEVYFHGGVSFVPYKDQYKRIFPRKDFRYYEIYNASEGFFAIQDQNKSSELLLMLDYGIFYEFIPMETYGTKHEKIVPLGEVEKDKNYAVIITTNAGLWRYKIGDTVKFTSIQPYRIKITGRTKHHINAFGEELIIENAEEALKKVCEKTKSEIVDYTAAPIFMDGKEKGAHEWLIEFKTPPNNIDYFNELLDNALKSLNSDYEAKRYNNMTLNKPKVHIARPHLFYDWLKQNNKLGGQHKVPRLSNTREYLDELLQLNS
- a CDS encoding MerR family transcriptional regulator, with the translated sequence MSKYTMAQVVTLTGINAHTLRKWETRYTLIEPERTETNIRYYSDSLLKKLLNISLLTKNGYRISKIDKMSEEDIHKAVTNQISDETYEVEINALITSLLDMDEQAFDNILKTQIINKGLLTTVLEIVYPFLNRVGVLWGIDRVMPFQEHFVSNLIKKKMFTEIDLLPYPPKGAPSVVMFLIEDEYHEIGLLLAYYLARKLGWKVYYLGQNVPLENISQIIEDVTPDIMLTMFITPIQKATFAKINAFCSKSNVPLYISGNTDNIENAIKEGESIYLKSPKDFVDCLKNFR
- a CDS encoding fasciclin domain-containing protein; amino-acid sequence: MKTTKLLFLLLSFAFIGVSCSSDDDNSTPSTPSNQKNIVELAVDTPELSTLVDALSRADGDLVSVLSSDGPFTVLAPTNDAFSSFLTDNGFSSLNEVPSDVLSQILLNHVIMADVEASDLTAMGSGYTSGSATGAGGNNISIYFDTSNGVSFNNSGTVTTADINASNGTIHILDGVLGLPDIVSHAANNPAFSSLVAALSAADGNLVSVLQGDGPFTILAPDNSAFDTFLNGASLGDVDTAVLSQILLNHVISGSAISSEALINSGAGYTNTAATGAEDNSMSLYYNTSNGVIFNGISTVFQADVVGTNGIIHAVDTVIDIPTVVTFALADPNFSTLASALTELTPATDFASILSRTESGNSDGINPDFTVFAPTNDAFDALISELGGVPNESTLTEVLLYHVASGANVTSGDLNTGANPVTSLQGGSFTVNLPGTGSNIADITDGSGAMDIGIIAVDVQAGNGVIHVLDKVMLPN
- a CDS encoding oleate hydratase, whose protein sequence is MNSKKIIVIGSGFSSLSAACYLAKEGHKVTILEKNRTVGGRARQLKKEGFTFDIGPTFYWMPDVFERFFNDFNSTTSDYYTLNKLHPAYKIYFGRKDFISISENFEDIKQTFESIEKGSSEKLQQFINKAEANYNIAIKDLVYKPGENLFEIINNKTIFKLHEFISTISKQVSKSFKNKKLRKTLEFPVLFLGAKPDNTPSFYNFMNYADFKLGTWHPKGGMYKVVEGINILAKSLDITIHTNCEVSEIITKNDRSVTGVDTNLCYMDCDILLSGADYHHTETLLPNHLRQYSENYWNNKTFAPSALLFYVGINKKLSQASHHTLFFDTDFETHAKTIYDTKEWAKKPLFYASFPSVTDETIAPKNKEAAIFLIPIAPDIKDTPEIRETYFKQLIDRLENITGESIKDHILFHESYCVSDFKQDYNSYKGNAYGLANTLMQTHILRPKLKSKKLNNLYFCGQLTVPGPGVPPSLISGKIVSDLINKYHTS